Genomic window (Maniola jurtina chromosome 8, ilManJurt1.1, whole genome shotgun sequence):
AAGACAAGAATTATAACATGATTGCAATTtttgtactttaaaaaaaaattactgcctcttttattcttttaagtTGTGTACCTACCTTGTTGATAATACCAAACTACAGAGCAAAGATCCGAATATTATGCTCGCGAGTTTAAACAACTATCCGGAATCTTGGCTCGCGAGTTTATAAAAGTGTCTCTAAATCGaaatttaacttaaaaatagcATGTATTTTGTAACAAGATCGACGGCGCTCGCTTTGTTTTCCTTTAGAACAATAGGCAACACAACAGTTGACAGTATTGgcgttttttgtttttcttcaaTAGAACGCCTGGAGCTAAAATTCTCGCTCCCGCGTTCGCCATAGAGtcggaccatttcacaggtagcatgtcaAATATCACGTAAAATACCTTTTCATTTGTATCACTGCTACCTTACTTAAGTAGCCTGTAAAAAATCACGAAATAAATTCTCACAAACTTcgaaaattattacattaattatttattattccagatttattttttaaattttgcacgtgatagattattattttaaaataagaaatttattctgtgatttatgaggaatagttaattattgaagtatgtaaacactgtttactattaaattaggtagcaataattgtaaaaaggggtggcaacacttgtttatcttgtattcgtacttattatgatggtaataggctgattatcaagattagctatactcttttatttttgttactaaaatatgtataattgaaaaacagagaaaagtgtagacattattagaataaataattattaattttgtgatgtaatgtgtagttaatttatgtttcaagaaaataatgtgattcaagaatagaacagttgactattatagagttccgacagaaactttcaagttacacgtcattgctacttaattaaattataataatgttttaaatagagaaaactatttgttaattattagaataatatcttatgatctttaagaataattttgtgtaatgctgtactataattgtgaattaaaatacctcaattgacttatgacttgtgtgtacttttgataaataactttaaactaaatattgtattaacttgataatggattcaattattaatattaatgttaactagtgcctggaaacatataattgttagtaattcagcctaattgtttactatgaacagaatattgtgttatgttgtcagcttggtataaggaaaatgtagagggaacaaagaaagatagtaacctatataaaccactgttggggtgagagtagttagtttttgtgcaacgagcctcctcgaataaagataagtattcttactgtatctctctgtatttgattgttataaattgtgttatgtatacctaataatgtatctaataatttccgtggaaactcatcttaactgtgtaattgttgtgtacccattttaactcgttgataaaccaatccaatgaatcattgaaaaatataaagagtgttaattttgtacatcgtttcattccttctctttgctagttttgcctaaaataattaaattatttactctcaaatagcatctaattaaagttagtacactagggttttatttctttgctttaatacttgtgatttctaaatatagaaatgtagttctttatctgcctaagtaaataaaagttcgtagcttattcatcgtcatgatcaaccatttgtcggctcactactgagcacgggtcacttctcagagtgagaaggtttaggccctagtctgccacgctggcccaatgtggattggtagactaaaataaattacataataactattaaagtaccttataaattgtagctctacctgaaattttttaatatcagaagtgggatacgaATTATTTATGGCAATGGAAACCTAATAGCATTTTTGTTACACAGGTCTTGAAAAAACGAGGGACAATGAATCTCAACCACGAGCAGCTGCAAGAAATCTTGAAGAGTATACGTGACTCGTTAACATCCAATCAACGCAGCGATGACATCGCGCTGCCTATTTTTGATCCTGAGAAAAGCGACAACGGGGCTGAGACCTGGTGCAAAAGCATCGAGTTACTCGGCACCGAGCTTGGATGGAGCAGTATTCAAAAAGCAGCTAAAGCAGGTAAGGCCCTCCGAGGGTCTGCTTTATCTTGGTTTGAGTCATGGGAGCCCGAACAAGGTAGAAATTGGGAGAATTTTAGCAAAGATATTATTGCATTATATcctgaaaagaaaaatctttcggAAAAATTATCAAAGGCTGTATTGTATTCGTCGGATTCAAGTGATTCGTATTGTGATTATGCAAGAGAAAAGTTAAGACTTTTACAGAGTTGTAAGattaatttttctgaaaatcaattaattgagCTTGTGTGTGGGGGAATTCGGgaaccaaatattaaaataacttgccATAATACTTCCGTTACTAACACGTCGGAATTAATAACTTTGTTTTCTACATTTTCGAAACAAACAAGAAAACGCCCATTAGAAAATAATGCCGATAATAGTGCCGGGCCTAGTATTCCAAAGCAAGTTAAAACTAATAAGGACCGTACTTGTTTTTCTTGTGGAAAATTAGGCCATATTTCCTCTCAATGtttacaaagaaataaaaatctttcttcttcttcggACGGTAAAGAAGTtgtaaaaaagactaaaaatctTTACTGTGTATTTTGTAGCAAGGAGGGTCATTCCATTGATTTTTGCTTTCACAAAAAACGGATCGATAAGGAAACTGCTGCTAAACAACTATGACAATTAAGTGAGATTACGATCAATAACTACACGATTAACTGTTTACTTGACACGGGGGCTAGTTGTAGTatcattaaatattcaattgcCAAGTGCCTTGATTGTAATATATCGCcttgtttttttactattgatGGTATAGGTAACGGAAAAATAAACGTAGAGGGGAAAATAACAGTTCCTGTTAAATTTGAGGAAATTTGTCTCGAGTTAGATATTTACGtcgtaaaaaataatgatttcaaatATGATTGTATAATAGGGCGCAATGCGGTGTTACATCCGGACGTAGCCATTGTTACAGATTCTTTGAAACTAGTATTGAATATCTTGGGCAACACATATCCGAAGAGGGTGTTAGACCAAGtgaaaataagatttctgcttTAGTGAACTCTCCCATTCCAACGACAATTAAGCAGGTACGACAATTCATGGGGTTGGCTAGCTACTTCCGGAAGTTTATTCCCGAGTTTGCTTCTCGGACTGCTAGTATtacaaaattgataaaaaaagacCAACTATGGGAGTGGGGTCCTGAGCAAAATGAAGCACGTCAGTATGTCATCAATCATTTAATATCAAAACCGTTACTGACAATATTTGACCATTCGCTGCCTACTGAGTTACACACAGATGCGAGTGCCTTAGGTTATGGGGCAATACTTTTGCAAAAAGTAAATAACGTGGATAGAGTGGTCGCATACTATAGTAAGAGAACATCTCCGTCGGAAGCTAAATACTGTTCGTATGAATTGGAAACTTTATCTGTATACAATGCGTTAAGACATTTTCGCGTTTATTTACTAGGGTTACACTTTAAAATCATCACCGACTGTAACGCTATTAAATCAACGGCCAATAAAAAAGATATCTCGTCACGCGTTGCTAGATGGTGGACGTATATGCAAGATTTTTCTTTcgaaataatttacaaaaaaggAAAATTCGTCGGTCATGTAGATTATTTAAGTCGGAACCCCGTAACCTTATCTGATCCTATCGTACCAATTActacgaaaaaaaaacctaaattatctACATCAACAACTGAGATTTTCAATCCAGAATCTAAGGAGATCATTAATGTATTAATACCAACTAACTCATGGTTAGAAATCGCACAACAAAAGGATGATGAAACTCAGTCATTGATTGAAAAAGTACAGGCGGGCGAATTGGATACTAaccaatacttagttaaaaataatttattatactacaAAACTAACTCCGATGGTAGGGCAAGGTTGTATGTTCCCAAAGGCAGCAGATTAagcattttacgtttatttcacGATGAAAATTGTCATGTAGGTTATGATAAAACCTTTCAAAAACTTTCTGAGTCTTTTTGGTTTCCAGGActaacaagttttattaaaaagtatctttCTCATTGTTTAGTTTGCACAGAGCGTAAATCACATACAGGGCCCAAACAAGGCATGTTATACCCAATAGAAAAAACTCCTATACCTTTCCATACGGTACATTTAGATTGTACGGGTCCTTTTCAACAATCTAGTGCCGGCTATAAATACATTCTTATGATTATAGATGGTTTCACaaagtattgtattttaaaaccatTGAAGTCAATGGGTGGTGATGAAATGGTCAATAATGTGCGAGAATCGTTAACTCTATTTAGCACCCCTTCACTAGTCATTACAGATCGCGGTACAAACTTTTCATGTAAACTATTACAAACATTGTTTAGAAGTTGGCAAGTTGAACATCATATGATAACTACTGGCACTCCACGTGCTAACGGTCAAATAGAGAGGTATGTCAAAACTATAATAGATATGTTAACTACGTCATGTAATACGTCAGATTGGCCAAACGGTTTATGGAAAGTTCAATTATCACTCAATTCAACTATACAAAAATCTACTGGTTTTGCTCCTATTCGTTTATTGGTTGggcttaatggtaatataccttgcATACAGGCTCGATTGAATGATGTGACTGATAAtggtaatgatgtacaaaaagaATTAGTAGATGTTCGTGCTGAGCGTTTACTAGCTCACCAACGACTAGTCAATGTAGctagtgattttaaaaagcgTTTTGATTTATCCAGGCGagataatatagtatataacaTTGGGGACGTAGTCTATGTAAATCAGGATCACAGACGGCATGATAAATTAAGAGCCAAATTCAAAGGTCCATATGAAATTATcaatattttggaaaatgatCGATTTTCTTTAAAAGGGAAAGGAAGTTtaaaggatattataattgcCAAGGAaaagttaagacgttggcctggTGAATGGATAGATCAAAATGTCTTGGTTGAAGATTATATTGaaaagtagtgaataaaaaagtatgtcGATGACCAGTGATAGATGATtgtaatttttagtaaaaaaataaatgctataGCTTTAAAACCACTCGTGTTAAaaggatattataaaatgttgctATAAAACGAATGGTGTTaaaggatattttattatttagtggtGCTTCAAAAACCAATGGTATTCATGGCTATTTTCTGGTGCTGCTTGAAAACCAATGGTGTTTAAGGCCATGGAGTATCACATATGTACTGtggtaagaaataaaaacttgtcaattttttttattggaattaaTGGTGGAGTGATTTTGGATTTCACACACATTGAAAGTAAGGAGTAAATGGTAGCCACAGACATGTTGATTTTTCACTGTGTCATGAGTTATTATTGTCCTTATgtgaaaagttgttttttttttgtcgttaTGCTTCGAGAGCGAAGCACGGTCAGTTTGGccgtgatagattattattttaaaataagaaatttattctgtgatttatgaggaatagttaattattgaagtatgtaaacactgtttactattaaattaggtagcaataattgtaaaaaggggtggcaacacttgtttatcttgtattcgtacttattatgatggtaataggctgattatcaagattagctatactcttttatttttgttactaaaatatgtataattgaaaaacagagaaaagtgtagacattattagaataaataattattaattttgtgatgtaatgtgtagttaatttatgtttcaagaaaataatgtgattcaagaatagaacagttgactattatagagttccgacagaaactttcaagttacacgtcattgctacttaattaaattataataatgttttaaatagagaaaactatttgttaattattagaataatatcttatgatctttaagaataattttgtgtaatgctgtactataattgtgaattaaaatacctcaattgacttatgacttgtgtgtacttttgataaataactttaaactaaatattgtattaacttgataatggattcaattattaatattaatgttaactagtgcctggaaacatataattgttagtaattcagcctaattgtttactatgaacagaatattgtgttatgttgtcagcttggtataaggaaaatgtagagggaacaaagaaagatagtaacctatataaaccactgttggggtgagagtagttagtttttgtgcaacgagcctcctcgaataaagataagtattcttactgtatctctctgtatttgattgttataaattgtgttatgtatacctaataatgtatctaataatttccgtggaaactcatcttaactgtgtaattgttgtgtacccattttaactcgttgataaaccaatccaatgaatcattgaaaaatataaagagtgttaattttgtacatcgtttcattccttctctttgctagttttgcctaaaataattaaattatttactctcaaatagcatctaattaaagttagtacactagggttttatttctttgctttaatacttgtgatttctaaatatagaaatgtagttctttatctgcctaagtaaataaaagttcgtagcttattcatcgtcatgatcaaccatttgtcggctcactactgagcacgggtcacttctcagagtgagaaggtttaggccctagtctgccacgctggcccaatgtggattggtagactaaaataaattacataataactattaaagtaccttataaattgtagctctacctgaaattttttaatacacGCGCATGGTCATCTACCCGAGTTAAGACGCTGAAAAGTGGATGAATGAGAACACTAGCATAGCTCTGTTTTAGAAAGAGAAAAACCTCTAGAAATTAACGTGAAAAACAATTACCTACTCTTCATGAAATACCAGCGCTATTGATCTTGGTCATAATTCTTAGTTATGATTTACGTAGCGAAGAAATGTATgtgcaaaaattaaaatatcacctAGGAAATCACTGaaaaaagaaattcaccttgTGAAAATGATTTAACAGTAGCAATAGTGCCCATCTCTTTAGTTCGCAGTATTGGCGTACAAGGCAATTTAGATCGTATCAGAGCTGCCTCTAGATCAACATCGAACGAACCGTTTAATAAAGCCAAACAAACACATCAGCAGACATCTCTTAATGGCTGTGATTAAAGACTTCGGTTTGTTGAACGAGTTTTCAATTGCCTGTTTAACGTAAATAAAGTAGGTTAGGTTAATAGCTCAACGTTTTACGGGTTTCAGTTTCAGTATAAAGGTCATAGGATCAAATACCTACACTTCTTGGCTTGTCGTGCTGCTGCTAAAGAGCTTTCGGTTAAGTAAGCGAGGAGAAGgatgattattttattagtcaACTGTAATGTTACTCTTAAATTAAAGCTAAGCTCAAGGCATATTGCGGCAGAGTTAATAAAGCTACGATGCTTCACATTATCCGTTTCAAATACTACCGAACTTACCCACTACGTACTTAATGAGAAaaagatttaaatattattttcacaataattaatattagtcttgttaattttaacataagtgagtaaatagttattttttaaagaagaaaTATATTCCGAAATATGAAAAATGTTCTCTTCGTATCTAGAATATGAaagtaatatatttttcaatgtgGTGACTATAACGTGTTATGCATGATACCTACATCTTCTCGACTATATAATAAAGACAATATTATTAAGTTTTCCTTACCTTTATGAAACCTTTATAATGTAATTCATTCTTCCACActgaaaatcaataagttatttatgatattatgctTACGTACCTACAGGTAAGTCCCTAAACAAACCATTTTGTTTACCTACTGGATGGAGATTAATGATAGATCGAGGACACGTCTAGTAACGTATAAAATccttttatgataataataatccattTATATTGCttactaaatttaaaaattatatattataataatatgatttctTTGGTAATAATATGAGTAACAGTTATAAATACATCCATGTCTTTGTTACAATACGTATAGCGAACGTAACAGTAGGGGAAGTCCGGGAGACTTGCTCAGGTGGGAGAGTTGAACcaccttttaaaattcaactttttcGCGTAAATGTCCAGAACTAATCTAGATAGATCTCATCGAACctctataatatgtaatatcatAATCCTTACTCTGTGGTACTAGATTTATGGCTCCAAAGAAGATTGCAAACAAGGGATAATTTATTTTCTCCGCTAGACGTTGATTGCTCCACAATGTACATTTGTACAACTCAATCCCCATTCAGAGTGCGAGGAACTGCAAAGAAATGTCCCATAAAACACACATCGTAACTGGCGCCTGCGAAacattgaaattgaatttttagCACCCTCCGAGGGTATCGCATGAATGGTAATTTCTGGATATTGTGTTCATAAAAATTTAGTGACGTTTGAACAACCCGAACGTCTGTATGAGAGGAACTATTACCCATATTCATATAAAATGGCTGATTAAAATATTGAGCAGATATTTATATCTTATAttgttttttacataaaaaaattcagATGTTGGTAGTTTGTATCACAGCAAAAACTACAAGTGTTATCCTAAGTCAAGAACAAAATCCTTTTTAAAGCTGAGTACCTATTTGCTTTagtaataactagatgatggcccgtaacttcgcctgcgtggatttaggtttctaaacaTATAAGTAAAACAGCCTATCCGTAATAATGTCCTTGCTTAATCatcaacttgtctgtgaaagtcccgtcaaaataggttcaaccatcccgaagattagcccgttcaaacagacagacagacagagaaacaaaaattttgaaaacgtgtGAATCAGTaatggtacagttcaaataaccataataattatgaactttttatatggtatagttatttcgaaattacagacagacacttcaattttatttattggtataTTAATTCTTTGACAAAGACAACCTCaaggattttttttgaaaaaaaaatcggtttaatagaATCAACgtgtgattttccacatagcggaattttaATGCGTTGCATTGATTAGCACGTCCTTACACTCATAAAGAATTACTataatttttactaaagaatagAATTTGTTGCTTGATTAGCTCTAACTAATATTTAGTTGGTTGGCGAAGTTAGAGCGAGTCTCACGTTCTACGGCTCCCACTTGGGATCCGCAACGCGCCAGCCAGATAAGTGAATTGTAGAGCGCACTTCATACGTGACGTGTGAGCCTTGCACACTGACGCATTTTACACGCTACAACCTCTTCATTCCTATTATAATACaatagtttgaaaaaaaaaacaaaaagcaaGCAAATAAGCAGGCGGGacacctgatattaagtgattaccgccgcccatgaacatttgcagcatcagaggtaCTTACCGCCTTTCAGGAATGTACGGCCTTTCAGGAATGCgttgattcccgcgacttcgtccgcgtggatttaggttttcaaaggtCCAAACTCCCGCAGGGAATCCCAGAAGGTGCAGGtttgaatcctgccggttccgcaatttttgacatgtattaaaaaaataattagaaatcccgttggaactctttgattttgcgggataaaaagtagcttttatatctcttcagatctttaactatacccatgcaaaaatcacgccaatccgttTCTTCGTTGAAACTTGatttaaggctatcgttgtcaacgatcccccgtcgatttcctacgtatgatattattgttctcatctctatctgccctggttcgtgcattctcggttcctagatcggtacatttgtgataaccaattgaaattgctgtgattggctgaatttaccatgttcttgctgcgacagtgagtttgagccactagcggaacaatgttagccggtcagaaatgattgcaattagtcaacctgtttgacgtccgtgttctgttttcgattacaaaaaagaaaaaattgttgttgcaatcatcaattttagcaaatagtgaaagagagtcggccaatcagaggtcacaactaccgtcacactttctgtcacactatggcagtaggcataccgagtaatgaaaacaatttttaaattctgtctaggaagtagtagggttgccacctgcctctttttgatttacaggctaccaccatcaaaaatacggggtttagatttgaagaaatttgaaaatttgaagtatttaaagaaataggcggtggttctctctgaaatgcatggaaagcctatttagatattttagtttatttgtaagttttgtattttttctccgtatgttgccgtgtcttgattggtgaactgtgtttgcaatgtggttttaaataaaagatttatttatttaaatagcttttaaaaactcttaagttttgtaaagcaaaatgttatacatttcatgcatacaatcttttcattttaacttaaaattacatttaatttgtaattccaccttcacagtatcaatactatggccgtagccaggaatcgattgcgggagaggttttatcagggccggaactgaatcctgtcatgaggaaaaaaacattcgctcaactttatgggctaattacctggttagtggaatttcgcctttcaatttgtcagtgagataaaatacaacaataaaaaagcgcgagcgcagtgagcgtaagtgtttttggttcaatacagaaaaaattaaagtgaaagggaaacgagtttagccatagcaagattatatttttaaagcttcctatccatactaatattacgaatacgacagtatatctatttgcctatctaccctttcacggcccatcttctttaccaaaattttggtacttactattcagaggtaacttgcatcccagacatttttttttaggcggctttttagcccggaaaatcccccacggaattttttaaaatctaaattcatgcaaacgaaattgcggagtttacaccaagtaatacaaattcaaagcgcgagtgaagtgagcgcgaaatgtttgatatatttccaaaaaaaattggtaagcaaatgcaagaaatagtgtaagtattattttaggcttaggtttttgacggattcccaggcgcagtcgccatttctaaatttctggtctgatgggaggcttcggtcatggctagttatatggttactatggccctaacggccaagaaattagactgcatcatcacttaccactagaaaagattaaagtcacgggctaacttgtataaaaaaaggcttacatcctcaaaccaagccccgctgccttggctacgaccatgatcaatatcgagtgggtttcggctacgcattgccgcaaaaggaaaatattctttctactggacataacgtcagtgtttgatttcgccagccaggtttctgtatcccgaaatacggggtaaccagtaaaatacggggcctctggcaaccctattcggaaaacactgtcacattcaagttaatgtcaaataatttgttttcaattacagaaagctgcatcaatcattattacaatattttctttgttgtgattggctgaatttttgagtttgagccaataaacagactgtttgccaattaaacgtcataacaatataaatgccagaaagtttaaccaaataaaacaaacttaatgagaacctagtgagaatgcaaacggcacacaatttataatacatattatgttagtcgtatataatagatattatagtagtcgttcactttggtaatagtcagattgtcatcagtaaaattgatattggttgatgtatcgtaaattattgtttcggtgacaaatatttttattatctatttatctttgaacagaatggaatagaatgaaatggaatggaatacaatgataaatttttattcctgtaaacttttaggtaaacttcaaagtgtttttggatggtcagacaaatttaccactggttcggaatgccgttcctacgttttctagggtttcgtacctcaaaatgaaaaacggaactcttataggatcactttgttgtctatctgtctgtctgtcgtgtgtgtcaagaaaacctctagggtacccgttgactcaaaaccatgaaatttggcaggtaacctaactgcgtaattttgggtagtttttttaatcgataaagaaagtttgcgacattgttcaataaaaaatttggattccaactcctcaatcctgatgttgcaggggacctgactactaaagctaatgggatttaaaaagtgtcgattattaattgatattgaaggtataggatgctgtaagaaattgcattcctaaatcctggtgatccctcgggatttgaaaaggatcatccgtttaaatattcttacgtgatacagaaacaagttgcatcccggggacgggctattacggagaggcaacttttgttctgggaaatgaaaggatcgggatttttaaaaacctaaatccacgcgagcgaagctgtgggcattagctagttgtaaatatatttaaaagctactataagataatagataaggtacttatttccttatatttttattgtatggcagcgcgcggttttaaattataaattgcacgtcctgtccttttctgtaatacatttttttttcaatatctaccgctttatctcatagcaagagtccgtaagacataatacagtgaaaataggcaaaatatacaatttttgcagtttccacgtcagtacctgtcgaatttttctaacagtgtaagcagcagagctgagtttaccatcaagtgttgatatgtgggtgttccatagaagctttgcatctaacattataccgagaaacacggggttctcctttattttcaacatatgattatttatcaatgaacttatgtcatttaaggtcctggtattgggcagtgtgaattcaacacacttagatttctttgcatttggaagtaaattgttagcaataaatcagagagtgacctgtgatatggcattacatatagtatacattgtcaaaaattataatattaaagctgtgcgtattgcgtgaggaataggttgcaagagagttgcaacttgcagggtttgatgcatgcgctattgccagcaaacatgagacatatttttatctacaggcaacgtctgagtaggtaacgcatacgtctaacgcaagttgaaatgtaccagtgtatttagttagacctatcgacaagtttggagttgggtgcagtctaaatgtggcccgtgtgtttagactgtcagtttctgtcagtttcacgtgtcgtcccccgcacttcaccaccccgcttgcacaaatcgagacagcacgaaattttcaagatttctgggtg
Coding sequences:
- the LOC123867897 gene encoding uncharacterized protein LOC123867897 encodes the protein MNLNHEQLQEILKSIRDSLTSNQRSDDIALPIFDPEKSDNGAETWCKSIELLGTELGWSSIQKAAKAGKALRGSALSWFESWEPEQGRNWENFSKDIIALYPEKKNLSEKLSKAVLYSSDSSDSYCDYAREKLRLLQSCKINFSENQLIELVCGGIREPNIKITCHNTSVTNTSELITLFSTFSKQTRKRPLENNADNSAGPSIPKQVKTNKDRTCFSCGKLGHISSQCLQRNKNLSSSSDGKEVVKKTKNLYCVFCSKEGHSIDFCFHKKRIDKETATSTTEIFNPESKEIINVLIPTNSWLEIAQQKDDETQSLIEKVQAGELDTNQYLVKNNLLYYKTNSDGRARLYVPKGSRLSILRLFHDENCHVGYDKTFQKLSESFWFPGLTSFIKKYLSHCLVCTERKSHTGPKQGMLYPIEKTPIPFHTVHLDCTGPFQQSSAGYKYILMIIDGFTKYCILKPLKSMGGDEMVNNVRESLTLFSTPSLVITDRGTNFSCKLLQTLFRSWQVEHHMITTGTPRANGQIERYVKTIIDMLTTSCNTSDWPNGLWKVQLSLNSTIQKSTGFAPIRLLVGLNGNIPCIQARLNDVTDNGNDVQKELVDVRAERLLAHQRLVNVASDFKKRFDLSRRDNIVYNIGDVVYVNQDHRRHDKLRAKFKGPYEIINILENDRFSLKGKGSLKDIIIAKEKLRRWPGEWIDQNVLVEDYIEK